The following proteins are encoded in a genomic region of Arachis stenosperma cultivar V10309 chromosome 4, arast.V10309.gnm1.PFL2, whole genome shotgun sequence:
- the LOC130975104 gene encoding glycine-rich RNA-binding protein-like, which yields MVVTRRCWEAARQWFGGGAGRFGGLVRVIEGKEKRKGRKVGGGAGGRRGCSDGGGGSVRGRNSGARRQVLVGNGGGGGLGRRWWWWLGEDGAVVMWWLRGGEERVQRGLEGK from the coding sequence ATGGTGGTGACGCGGCGATGCTGGGAGGCGGCACGGCAGTGGTTCGGCGGTGGAGCAGGGCGGTTTGGTGGTCTGGTTAGGGTTATAGAGGGGAAGGAGAAAAGAAAGGGGCGAAAGGTTGGGGGTGGCGCTGGTGGTCGGCGGGGGTGCAGCGACGGTGGTGGCGGCTCGGTGAGGGGGCGCAACAGTGGAGCGAGAAGGCAAGTCTTGGTCGGCAATGGTGGTGGCGGCGGTCTTGGTCGGCGATGGTGGTGGTGGCTCGGTGAAGATGGGGCGGTGGTGATGTGGTGGTTGAGAGGAGGAGAAGAGAGAGTGCAGAGGGGGCTGGAGGGAAAGTGA